A section of the Scylla paramamosain isolate STU-SP2022 chromosome 33, ASM3559412v1, whole genome shotgun sequence genome encodes:
- the LOC135089803 gene encoding uncharacterized protein LOC135089803 isoform X1 translates to MAAVKCGLRRVRPVMATRQLRIYFFLPSSSSSTPFQYFLHPKSSFHSLSSSSYMCLQPKPSSLSSSSSSHSFLSSSSSSSSFSHCFLHPKSSFHSVSSIHPSSIHPPFLHSQTRLLTLHSSHHSCPLSVSPHLSPLATLPPLSSPSTSLHPARFSTSPLSHKTRTKVEGVTPEGKKHRPDKAELVTLIDTEDKVSVVSLENAERLAKRRDLKLVKVEDVNLKGGRKAYKLMTGKQYLEKEIKAKKSEKKTSVGGKDEKILVIGGKITPHDLGVKLHSLTKWLSKGHQIKVTITSRKATKEDVENVFSTIEEEVKKVKARVMQRHEKVDDIRFYIVPPKDESAVSSEASTDDHIHSEGSDKSPGHAKGGVQ, encoded by the exons ATGGCTGCAGTTAAGTGTGGCCTAAGACGAGTGAGGCCCGTGATGGCGACTCGTCAACTTCGGATTTActttttcctgccttcctcgtcctcctccacccccttccAGTATTTCCTTCATCCTAAATCTTCTTTCcactctttatcttcttcctcctatatGTGTCTTCAGCCTaagccttcctccctctcctcgtcctcgtcctctcactccttcctatcttcttcctcctcgtcctcctccttctcccactgTTTCCTGCATCCGaagtcttcctttcattcagtatcctccattcatccttcatccatccacccacctttcctccactcccaaACACGCCTTCTGACATTACATTCATCTCATCATTCATGTCCACTCAGTGtatcacctcatctctctcctttagCAACCCTGccgcccctctcctctccctctacctccctccaCCCAGCCCGCTTCAGCACCTCTCCACTCAGCCACAAGACCCGCACTAAGGTGGAAGGAGTTACGCCTGAGGGGAAGAAGCATCGGCCGGATAAAGCTGAATTAGTCACACTTATTGATACTGAAG ACAAGGTATCAGTAGTCAGCCTGGAGAATGCGGAGAGACTGGCCAAGCGACGGGACCTGAAgctggtgaaggtggaggacgTGAACCTGAAGGGCGGCAGGAAGGCATACAAACTGATGACCGGCAAGCAATACCTTGAGAAGGAGATCAAGGCaaagaagagtgaaaagaagacAAGTGTGGGTGGAAAG GATGAGAAGATCTTGGTCATTGGGGGCAAGATCACACCTCATGACCTGGGAGTGAAGCTTCACAGCCTCACCAAGTGGCTGAGCAAAGGCCATCAGATCAAagtcaccatcacctccaggaAGGCCACCAAGGAGGATGTG GAAAACGTCTTCTCCACAATTGAGGAGGAAGTCAAGAAGGTGAAGGCTCGGGTAATGCAGCGACATGAGAAGGTGGACGACATAAGGTTCTACATCGTTCCCCCCAAAGATGAGAGTGCAGTCAGCAGTGAGGCAAGCACAGATGACCACATACACAGTGAGGGTTCCGATAAGTCCCCCGGTCATGCCAAGGGAGGAGTGCAGTAA
- the LOC135089803 gene encoding uncharacterized protein LOC135089803 isoform X2, protein MAEKAHRRDEKILVIGGKITPHDLGVKLHSLTKWLSKGHQIKVTITSRKATKEDVENVFSTIEEEVKKVKARVMQRHEKVDDIRFYIVPPKDESAVSSEASTDDHIHSEGSDKSPGHAKGGVQ, encoded by the exons ATGGCAGAGAAGGCTCACAGAAGG GATGAGAAGATCTTGGTCATTGGGGGCAAGATCACACCTCATGACCTGGGAGTGAAGCTTCACAGCCTCACCAAGTGGCTGAGCAAAGGCCATCAGATCAAagtcaccatcacctccaggaAGGCCACCAAGGAGGATGTG GAAAACGTCTTCTCCACAATTGAGGAGGAAGTCAAGAAGGTGAAGGCTCGGGTAATGCAGCGACATGAGAAGGTGGACGACATAAGGTTCTACATCGTTCCCCCCAAAGATGAGAGTGCAGTCAGCAGTGAGGCAAGCACAGATGACCACATACACAGTGAGGGTTCCGATAAGTCCCCCGGTCATGCCAAGGGAGGAGTGCAGTAA